CGATGCCAACAGCGCGATGGTCACCACCTGAAAGATTGATCGGGTGTATTCACCGGTGCCCGATTGCGCGGTGGCGATCGGCAGGAACCCGGCAGCGGTGATCAGCGTGCCAGTGAGCATCGGGAACGCAGTGCTGGTCCAGGCATAACTGGCGGCTTTGATCCGGTCGAAACCCTGCTCCATTTTGATCGCCATCATTTCCACGGCGATGATCGCGTCGTCCACCAGCAACCCCAGCGCCAATACCAGCGCGCCGAGGGAAATCTTGTGCAGGCCGATGCCGAGGTAATACATGCAGGCGAACGTCATCGCCAACACCAGCGGAATCGCCAGTGCGACGACCATGCCGGTGCGCACGCCGAGCGAGAAAAAGCTCACCAGCAACACAATGGCCAGTGCTTCGACCAGCACCTGAACGAACTCGCCGACACCGGTTTTCACCGCCGCCGGCTGGTCGGACACTTTGCGCAATTGCATGCCGGCCGGGAGGTTTTTCTGGATACGGTCGAATTCGATTTCCAGCGCTTTGCCGAGCACCAGAATGTCGCCACCGTCCTTCATTGCGACGGCCAGACCGATCGCGTCTTCGGCCATGAAACGCATGCGTGGCGCCGGCGGATCGTTGAAACCGCGGCGCACGTTGGCGACATCGGAGATGCGGAACGTACGATCCCAAACCCGAATCGGGAAGTTTTCTATCTGCTCGACTGTCTGAAAATTCCCCGTGACGCGTAGCTGCAATCGCTCGCTGCTGGTTTCGAAAAATCCGGCAGTCGACACCGTGTTCTGTTGTTCCAGCGCTTGCTGCACGGCGGCCAACGGCAAACCGAGGGTGGCGAGTTTGACGTTGGACAGTTCGATCCAGATCTTCTCGTCCTGCAAACCCAGCAAGTCGACTTTGCCGACATCCTTGACCCGTTGCAGCTGAATCTGGATGCGGTCGGCGTAATCCTTGAGCACCGCGTAATCAAAACCGTCGCCGGTCAGGGCGTAGATATTGCCGAACGTGGTGCCGAATTCATCGTTGAAAAACGGCCCTTGAATGCCCGGCGGCAATGTTTGGCGAATGTCGCTGATCTTCTTGCGCACCTGATACCAGAGCTCCGGAATCTGCGCTGAATGCATCGAATCGCGGGCGACGAAGGTGACCTGGGACTCGCCCGGGCGCGAGAACGAAACGATGCGCTCGTACTCGCCGGTTTCCATCAGCTTCTTTTCAATGCGCTCGGTGACTTGGCGCGAGACTTCCTGCGCCGTCGCGCCCGGCCAGTTGGTGCGAATGACCATGGCTTTGAAGGTGAACGGCGGATCTTCGCTTTGTCCGAGTTTGGTGTAGGAAAGCGCGCCGACGATGGCCAGCAAGAGCATCAGGAACAGTACGATCTGACGGTTACGCAGCGCCCATTCGGAAAGATTGAAACCCATCGGGGATTACTCCTTTTCCGCCAGATCGACGACCCGGTTGGAGCGATCCACCGGGCGCACTTGCTGCCCGTCGTGAAGCACATGCACCCCGGCGGCCACCACCCAATCGCTGGCACTCAAGCCTTCGAGCACCGGCACGCTTTTCTCGCCAAACGCGCCGACGCGCACTGGGACTTTTTTCAGGATGTTGTTGGCGCCGACCACCCACACATAGGTCGCGCCGTTTTCCGCAGTGACCGCCGACAACGGCACCGACAGCGAGACCACGGCGGCGGATTGGATAAACACGCGGGCGCTCTGGCCCAGTTCGGCCGGGACTTTGCCGGCGGTGAAGGCAATGCGCGCGGCGAAAGTGCGCGATTTTGGATCGGCCGCTGGCGACAGTTCACGGATGCGCCCGGTGAAACGCTGATCGGGTTGCGTCCACAGCTCGACGGACACCGGTTGATCGACCTTGAAGCGCCCGAAGTTCTGTTCCGGCAGGCTGATCAACACTTCGCGCTCGCCATCGGTGGCGAGGGTGAACACGGTTTGCCCGGCCGCCACGACTTGCCCGACTTCGACCGAACGCTTGGCGACCACGCCATCCTGTGGCGCGCGCAACACCGCGTAACTCGCCTGATTGGTCGAGACGCTGAATTCGGCTTTGATTTGTTTGAGGCGCGCTTCACCGGATCGGTAAAGGTTTTCGGAATTGTCGTACGCGGATTTACTGACCATCTGACGGTCCATCAGCGTTTTGTAGCGATCACGCTCGGCGCGCACCAGGCTCAGATTGGCCTCGGCGGCGGCCACTTGGGCGCGCGTAGCTTCCAGTTGCAGGCGCACATCTTGCGGATCAAGTTCCGCGAGGGGCTGATCAGCCTTGACCCGTTGGCCTTCCTCGACCAGTCGTCGGCTGACTTTGCCGCCAATGCGGAAGGCCAGCTCCGGTTCATAGCGTGCACGAACCTCGCCGGGATAACTTTCCATGGCCTGAGCCGAAGGCTGCGGTTGCACCACCATGGCCGGTCGCACGCTGACTTGCGGCACCTCCTCGTGGCCGCAGGCCGACAATAAAAAAGCCAGGCTGACTGGCAACGCGAGGGGCAAGGCATAGCGCAACATGGCAAACGACCTTTCGCTAATGGTGCTTGGAATAATTATACTGGCCGGTATGTTATTAATAGCAAACTCACCAGTCCAGTATTAAAAGCGAAGAATGTCGAACAATCTTTCAGCCTCAAATGGTCCGGGTCGTCCCAAGGATCTGGCCAAGCGCCAGGCCATCCTTGATGCGGCGAAAATTCTGTTTGTGAGTAACGGCTATGCCAATACCAGCATGGACGCGGTGGCAGCCGAGGCCGGGGTGTCCAAGCTCACGGTCTACAGCCATTTCAACGACAAGGAAACGCTGTTTTCCGCCGCTGTCGCCGCCAAGTGCGAAGAGCAATTGCCTACGCTGTTTTTCGAATTGCCTGACGGCGTTTCGGTAGAAACGGTGCTGTTGAATATCGCGCGCGGGTTTCATCAACTGATCAACAGCGATGAATCGGTGAACCTGCATCGCTTGATGATCAGCCTCGGCAGCCAGGATCCGAAGCTGTCGCTGATCTTCTTCGAGGCCGGGCCGAATCGCATGTTGACCGGCATGGAGCGCTTGCTGGGCAGGATCAATCAGAACGGCGCGCTGAGCATCGACAAACCGCGTAATGCGGCCGAGCACTTCTTCTGCCTGCTCAAGGGTGCGGGGAATTTTCGTTTGTTGTACGGCTGCGGCGAGCCGGTGGTTGGCGACGCGGCCGAGAGCCACGTGCGCGAGGTGGTGGAGTTGTTTATGCGGGCGTACCGGCCTGAGATTGTTGGCGCCTAGTCGGGCGCCTTCGCGGGCAAGCCTCGCTCCTACAGGGTTCGCGCAGATCCTGTAGGAGCGAGGCTTGCCCGCGAATGGAGCGACTCGGTATCAGGGCTTGAGCGCTTTCTTCGGATAAATGTCGTAACGACTGGATTTGCCATCCAGCGCATGACTGGGTTTCGGCCCGGCGATGCACGGCGCCTTGCGCGGTCGCTTGACCACCACCCGATGGCTGGCCAGCGCCAGCGCCGCTTCGAGCAATGCCGGGGCATCCGGGTCATCACCGACCAGCGGGCGAAACAGGCGCATTTCCTTCTTCACCAGCGCGGTTTTCTCACGGTGCGGAAACATCGGATCGAGATAAATCACCTGCGGCGGCTCGCCCTCCCAGTTACGCATCACCTCAATCGAATTGCCCTTGAGCAAACGCATCCGCGCAACGATTGGCGCCACGTCGAAATCTTCTGCAGCACGCGACAGACCGTCTTCCAGTAAGGCGCCGATCAGCGGCTGACGCTCGATCAGGCTCATCTCGCAACCGAGACTCGCCAGCACAAACGCATCCTTGCCCAGCCCCGCCGTAGCGTCCAACACCCGTGGGCGCACGCCTTGGGCGATGCCGACAGCCTTGGCAATCATTTGCCCGGTGCCGCCGCCGAACAACCGACGATGCGCCGCGCCACCTTCAACGAAGTCGACCCGCACCGGCCCCGGCGCGTCCGGCCCCAGTTGTTGCAACTGCAAACCCTGCTCGCCCACTTGCAAGGCAAACTCGCCGTCAGCCACCTGCATCGGCAACCCCAGGCGTTCGGCCCACTGCTCGGCTTGTGGCTGAAATGCCGGGGCCGAGGCCTCGACATGGATGCGGCAGGCCGCAGGTTGTTCAATCATGGGGAAAAGTGCTCAAAAAATTAATGATCGGCAAAAAACGTCCGATAACAAAACTATCGAGCATTTTGCCAGAGCTGAGCGTCGACCGAGAAAAATGTCAGACATTCAAACCACATCCGTAGGCTACATATCGCGTCATGGCGATTATGCACTGCGAAATTCCCAGGCACTGAGCGGCGTCAGTCACCTATGGCAAGATTTCTTTGCCCAGGCGCTGGCCGAACAGTCGAGCGGTGTGGTGCCTGCCTGCGGGACTTTTCCCCCGGTTGATCTGCAAAGCCCGGTCGAGCCAACCGTCGGCAGCGAGCTCTACGCGCACATTGTTTCCCAGCGCGAATGCGATGTGACAGAAACCCAGGTCAAACCGCCAGAGCCGCTGTTCCTGCCGATTGCCGAGTTCGAAATGGACCTGGCCGACAAACCGTTCCCACCGTTCCCGCCGGAAGAAATCGTCGCGCAGCAGCAACAGCAGAACTTCGAAAGTGGCTGGGTGCGTCCCATCGTGCTCACCGCTGGCCAGCCTGTGCCAGCCGCCGGCCCGGCACCGCAACCGCGCCCGCTGCACTTGCCGATTGCCGAATTCGAACTGCACCTGCTGGACAAACCGTTCCCGCCGTTCTCGCCGCAAGAGCTGGTCGAGCAGCAGAAACAACTTGATTTCGATAACGGTTGGGCACGCCCGATCGTCCTGCAAAACCTGCGCATCGCCGCCTAAACCCCTCGCAACAGATGCTCCAGCAGCAAATCCGCTAGCGACAGACCGACCAACCCCCGACATCCACGTGAAAGTGATTACGATGCGCGGCGTTGTAGTCCGGGCTCAACACCACACTGAACATCTCGCAGGCGCCATCGCGGACCTGACGTAGAAACTGCGCGTCCTTATTGTCCTTCGGCCAGTCCTTGAGCACGTTGACCGAGCGCCCGTCCGCCAGGCGAAAACCGGCGATGTCCAGGGCATTGGCGCTGGCATGCTGGCTGCGCGCGCCGTTCTCGCGGTTGTACATGTTGCGGCAGGCAAAACTGCCGAGGTGATCGACCCGCGTCACGGCTTGGCCGTAAACCGCCTGTGACGCCGGTTGCAGGGCGTGGCGCTCGAACAGGGCAAACGCCACCGCCAACGGACAACTGGCGAGGAAACTGCTGCTCAGGGCCACCTCCCCGCCCTGCACGCGCAGGGTGTTGGTCAGCGGGCAGGTCGCGTCGGGGCTGTCGGCCTGACGGCTGGTGCGCAATCCGGAACTGCTCAACGCCTGATCGCACAATTGCGCATCGCTGCGCAGACGCATCAGCTTGTAGCGGGTGAGAAAATTCGGCGCAGCTTTCACGTCCAGCGGCGCCCACGGATTCCATTGCGCCGGCACGGCCACCCAGCCACGCCAGACGCTCACGCCGGCCGCGCCGACGAGCAACAACAGCAGCAACCACAACAACCGCCACCCACTCAAACGCATGGTCAACCTTTGAATAATTGATTGGCCTGCGCGTAAGGCATCGAGCGCGCGGTGAAATCGAAAGTGCCAGAAGTCTTGATCTCTTCGGCGGCGCGGAAGAACTCGCCGTACGCCGCCAAGGCCAACGCCGAACCGACGCTGATGCGCTTGACGCCCATCTCGCTGAGTTGCGCGACGGTCAACTGGAGCCCGCCGGACATCAACACATTCACCGGTTTCGGCGCCACCGCGCGGACCACCGCCAACACGTCTTCGGCGCTGCGCAGGCCCGGCGCATACAGCACGTCGGCGCCGGCCTCGGCGAAGGCTTGCAAGCGTTGAATGGTGTCGTCGAGATCAGGATTGCCGTGCAAAAAGTTTTCGGCGCGCGCCGTCAGGGTGAACGGGAACGGCAAACTGCGCGCCGCGGCGACCGCAGCTTTGACCCGCGCCACCGCATTGTCGAAACCATAGATCGGCGCTTCCGCTCGGCCGGTGGCGTCTTCGATCGAGCCGCCAACCGCGCCCGCCTCCGCCGCGCGCAAAATGCTCTGCGCGCATTCCGCTGGATCATCTGCAAAGCCGTTTTCCAGATCGACCGCGACCGGCAGATCGCTGGCCGCGACAATCGCGCGGACGTTGGCCAAGGTGTCGTCGAGGGTCAACGCGCCATCCGGGCGGGCGTTGGAGAACGCATAACCGGCGCTGGTCGTGGCCAGCGCCTCGAAGCCCAGGCTGGCGAGCATTTTCGCCGAGCCGGCGTCCCACGGGTTGGGAATGACAAAGGCCTCTGCGCGTTCATGCAGTGCTTTGAACGCCTGGGCTCGAAGGGTTTGCGCATCCATTGGCAGCTCCTGAGAAGAGGGAAATCCGCTTCAGAGCAGGCCAAGTTGCTCGGCGGCGGGCTCTCTATATAGCTCAGGCAGCGGCGGCAAGCCAGGCAAACGCGTCATCAGTTTTGCGTGAAAGCGTTGCGCCAGTTTCGCCGCCAGCAGATTGTCGGCGGTGTGCAGGAAGATATACGGCGTGCGCCCCTCTTCGATCCACGCGGCGATTTTTTCGACCCACGGCACCAGGAACGGATCGTTGGCCTCCAGTTGCGGATGGCCGATAAAACGCACCTGCGGAAACTGCGTGAACGCTGCCGGGCGCGTCGGCACGTTGGGCTTTTTCGCCTGCGCTTCGAGCACCGAAGGCGCGGTCGAGGTGCAACTGAACAGCGCGCGCGAATCGAGGCAAATGCGCTCGACACCGCGGTCAAGCAACATCCGGTTGAGCATGCGTTCGGCGTCGCCCTTGGCGAAGAATTCACGATGACGCACTTCAATTGCCAACGGTCGGTCGACGGCGTCGATAAACCCGGCCAGTTCCGCGAGGCGTTGCGGCGTGAAGCTTTTCGACAATTGCAGCCAGATCGGCGAAACCCGCTCGCCCAACGGGCTGAGCAGTTGCAGGAAGGTCTCGACCGCAGTCAGTTGCTCGCGCAGGTCGCCGCTGTGGCTGATGTCGCCGGGGAATTTGGCGGTGAAGCGAAAGTGTTCAGGCATGGTTTCGGCCCAGCGCTGCACGGTGCCGGCAGCCGGGCTGGCGTAGAAGGTCGTATTGCCTTCAACGGCGTTGAACACTTGAGAATAGAGGCTGAGGAATTCGCCGGGTTTTGCGTCTTGCGGGTAGAGGTGGTCGCGCCAGGCGTTTTCACTCCAGGACGGGCAACCGAGGTAGTAAGGCAGCAGCATCAGATGTAGAGGTCGAGGCCCAACACATCGGCATCCCAATCAACAAAACCGGCGGTGCTAAGGTAGCTGGCGAGCGCCATCGCGACGCTTTTGCTCATGGCGCGGTGGTAAAGCATGTCTTGCTGACGGGCGGGGAGATTGCTCAAGCGTTGCGCGGAGGCTTTGGCGGCGCGAGCGGCCATTTGCTCTTCGGACGGAAATTCCAGCTCGCCGTCGATGTCATCGACAGACTCTTCCACCACGACATTGCCTTTGCGAGGCTTGCGCTTGATGGGGTAGGACTGAGAGGAAAGGCCGTCTATACGCATAAGTACATGCTCGGTATCGATGATGGCAGTTTAGTGGCGCGCGGACCACTTCGCAAACAGCCGAGTGATAACTAGAACACATAAAAGCAAAAAGGTTTAAAGCGAAGGGGTAAAACTGACGATTGGCTAATGCTGAAATACCAATTGTGGCGAGGGGGCTTGCCCCCGTTGGGCTGCGAAGCGGCCCCAAATTCCTTCAGACACACCGCGTAAGCAGGTTTTACGACTGCTGCGCAGCCGAACGGGGGCTTGCCCCCTCGCCACAAAAGCCCCTCGGTCAACGTGCTTTCGGGGTCGCAACCTTATCGCGCAGATAAACCGGCTGCGCCTCGTCCGCGACGATGGCCTCGCCGCGCTCCCAGGCAAATCGCGCCAGGGTCAGCAAGTCTTCGGCGTGCGGCAACATCGTCGCGTCCTGCCCGCTCAGGCTGACGCCAATACGCTCGGCATACCCCCAACCAGTGCCCGCGCCGAACCATTCGCCGCTGGCATCGGCCGGCAATGCCGCTACTTCCGGCGGCAATACCGCTTCGTTGCCGACCAGCCGCATCTCCCCCGCCGTCTCGCGGTAGCAGCCCCAATACACTTCATCCATCCGCGCATCGATGGCCGCCGCGACCTGACTTACGCCGTGTTCGCGGTAAGCACGCTGGGCCAGCACGGCCAGATTCGACACCGGCAACACCGGGCGCTCCAGCGCAAACGCCAGACCCTGGACCACGCCGATGGCAATGCGCACACCGGTAAACGCGCCCGGCCCTCGGCCAAACGCAATGGCATCGACCGCTTGCAGCGTGGTGCCGGCGTCGGCGAGCAGTTGCTGAATCATCGGCAACAACTTCTGCGCGTGCAGGCGCGGGATCACCTCGTAATGGCTCGTAACCTTGCCGTCATGCAGCAAGGCAACGGAGCAAGCTTCGGTCGCGGTGTCCAGGGCCAGCAAGGTGCTCATCGATGTTTCCGTAAGAGAGATCAGAAAAGGGGCGCCAGTATAAACAACTACGGCCCGCAAGCGGGCCGTAGAAGATGAAGCGATTCAGACTTTTCAGCTCAGCGCTTCAAGCACCTTGCCAGTGATCGCTTCAACCGAGCCAACACCTTCGACGTGGCTGTACTTCGGTTTGCCTTGAGCGGTGGACAGCTCCTGGTAAAACTTCACCAGTGGCTCGGTCTGCGCGTGGTAGACCGAGAGACGATGACGCACGGTTTCTTCGGTATCGTCTTTGCGTTGCACCAGCTCGTCGCCGGTGATGTCATCTTTACCGGCAATTTTCGGCGGGTTGTAAACAACGTGGTAAACGCGGCCGGAAGCTTCGTGAACACGACGACCAGCGATACGTTGCACGATGTCTTCGTCTTTGACGTCGATTTCCAGAACGTGGTCCAACTCTACGCCAGCCTTCACCAGGGCTTCAGCCTGAGGAATGGTGCGCGGGAAACCGTCGAACAGGAAACCGTTGGCGCAATCAGCCTGGCTGATGCGTTCCTTGACCAGATTGATGATCAGGTCGTCGGAGACCAGACCACCGCTGTCCATGACGCTTTTGGCGACCAGGCCCAGCTCGGTGCCGGCCTTGACCGCTGCACGCAGCATGTCGCCAGTGGAGATTTGCGGAATGCCGAATTTCTCGGTGATGAACTTTGCCTGAGTACCTTTACCGGCCCCCGGAGCTCCCAGCAGAATGACGCGCATCGATGTGCTCCTCAAATTTTTATATGGATAACGTCAGATTCGCCTCTTGGGGCCAATCTCAAAAATAGGGTCGTGTGGCCGCCCAAACGGCCAAAGGCTGATCAAGATACACAGCAGGCCTTGCCCACACAAGCCGCCGAAAGTCGGAGAAACCCGCGGCCATCGCGACCTTGCGCGGAGGTGACCCTAGTCGCAACCCCGTCATTAACTGTCGCCTGCCGGACATCTGGCGCGGTTCGCCGGCAGGCACCCGCTCCCCGCGCCAGGTGCCTGAGCCCGCAGCAAAAACCTTAGCCGGTATTGCGCAAACCGGCGGCGATCCCCGCCACAGACACCAGCAGCGCCTGTTCTACCGGGCTGCCCTGCGCCACTTCCTGTTGCCGTGAACGCGCCAGCAACTCGGCCTGCAATAGATGAAGCGGGTCGAGGTAGGTGTTGCGCAAACGGATGAATTCCAAGGTGTCGGGGCTATGTGCCAGCAGTTGCGACTGGCCAGTCAAGCCAAGCACCACGGCGCACGCCTGCGACAATAGGTCGCGTAAATGCGCACCTAAAGGAAGCAGATCAGGCTCGACCAGACGCGCATCGTAAGATTGCGCAATGTCGGCGTCAGCCTTGGCCAGGACCATTTCCAGCATGTCGATGCGCGTGCGAAAGAACGGCCACTGCTCGCGCATCTGCCCCAGCAACTCGCCTTCGCCGCGTTCCAGCGCCTTGCTCAGCGCCGCTTCCCAGCCAAGCCAGGCCGGCAGCATCAGCCGCGTCTGGGTCCAGCCGAAAATCCACGGAATCGCCCGCAGGCTTTCGATCCCCCCAGCGCGACGTTTGGCCGGACGGCTGCCCAACGGCAACCGACCCAGCTCCTGCTCCGGCGTCGACTGCCGGAAATACTCGACGAATTGCGGATTCTCGCGCACCACGGCGCGGTAAGCAGCGACGCCATCGGCGGCCAATTCGTCCATCAGATGCCGCCAAGCAGGTTCCGGCGGTGGTGGCGGTAGCAA
The window above is part of the Pseudomonas prosekii genome. Proteins encoded here:
- a CDS encoding efflux RND transporter periplasmic adaptor subunit: MLRYALPLALPVSLAFLLSACGHEEVPQVSVRPAMVVQPQPSAQAMESYPGEVRARYEPELAFRIGGKVSRRLVEEGQRVKADQPLAELDPQDVRLQLEATRAQVAAAEANLSLVRAERDRYKTLMDRQMVSKSAYDNSENLYRSGEARLKQIKAEFSVSTNQASYAVLRAPQDGVVAKRSVEVGQVVAAGQTVFTLATDGEREVLISLPEQNFGRFKVDQPVSVELWTQPDQRFTGRIRELSPAADPKSRTFAARIAFTAGKVPAELGQSARVFIQSAAVVSLSVPLSAVTAENGATYVWVVGANNILKKVPVRVGAFGEKSVPVLEGLSASDWVVAAGVHVLHDGQQVRPVDRSNRVVDLAEKE
- a CDS encoding TetR/AcrR family transcriptional regulator, translated to MSNNLSASNGPGRPKDLAKRQAILDAAKILFVSNGYANTSMDAVAAEAGVSKLTVYSHFNDKETLFSAAVAAKCEEQLPTLFFELPDGVSVETVLLNIARGFHQLINSDESVNLHRLMISLGSQDPKLSLIFFEAGPNRMLTGMERLLGRINQNGALSIDKPRNAAEHFFCLLKGAGNFRLLYGCGEPVVGDAAESHVREVVELFMRAYRPEIVGA
- a CDS encoding class I SAM-dependent methyltransferase, which produces MIEQPAACRIHVEASAPAFQPQAEQWAERLGLPMQVADGEFALQVGEQGLQLQQLGPDAPGPVRVDFVEGGAAHRRLFGGGTGQMIAKAVGIAQGVRPRVLDATAGLGKDAFVLASLGCEMSLIERQPLIGALLEDGLSRAAEDFDVAPIVARMRLLKGNSIEVMRNWEGEPPQVIYLDPMFPHREKTALVKKEMRLFRPLVGDDPDAPALLEAALALASHRVVVKRPRKAPCIAGPKPSHALDGKSSRYDIYPKKALKP
- a CDS encoding energy transducer TonB — its product is MSDIQTTSVGYISRHGDYALRNSQALSGVSHLWQDFFAQALAEQSSGVVPACGTFPPVDLQSPVEPTVGSELYAHIVSQRECDVTETQVKPPEPLFLPIAEFEMDLADKPFPPFPPEEIVAQQQQQNFESGWVRPIVLTAGQPVPAAGPAPQPRPLHLPIAEFELHLLDKPFPPFSPQELVEQQKQLDFDNGWARPIVLQNLRIAA
- a CDS encoding extensin-like domain-containing protein, which codes for MRLSGWRLLWLLLLLLVGAAGVSVWRGWVAVPAQWNPWAPLDVKAAPNFLTRYKLMRLRSDAQLCDQALSSSGLRTSRQADSPDATCPLTNTLRVQGGEVALSSSFLASCPLAVAFALFERHALQPASQAVYGQAVTRVDHLGSFACRNMYNRENGARSQHASANALDIAGFRLADGRSVNVLKDWPKDNKDAQFLRQVRDGACEMFSVVLSPDYNAAHRNHFHVDVGGWSVCR
- a CDS encoding isocitrate lyase/PEP mutase family protein, with product MDAQTLRAQAFKALHERAEAFVIPNPWDAGSAKMLASLGFEALATTSAGYAFSNARPDGALTLDDTLANVRAIVAASDLPVAVDLENGFADDPAECAQSILRAAEAGAVGGSIEDATGRAEAPIYGFDNAVARVKAAVAAARSLPFPFTLTARAENFLHGNPDLDDTIQRLQAFAEAGADVLYAPGLRSAEDVLAVVRAVAPKPVNVLMSGGLQLTVAQLSEMGVKRISVGSALALAAYGEFFRAAEEIKTSGTFDFTARSMPYAQANQLFKG
- a CDS encoding DUF72 domain-containing protein, with translation MLLPYYLGCPSWSENAWRDHLYPQDAKPGEFLSLYSQVFNAVEGNTTFYASPAAGTVQRWAETMPEHFRFTAKFPGDISHSGDLREQLTAVETFLQLLSPLGERVSPIWLQLSKSFTPQRLAELAGFIDAVDRPLAIEVRHREFFAKGDAERMLNRMLLDRGVERICLDSRALFSCTSTAPSVLEAQAKKPNVPTRPAAFTQFPQVRFIGHPQLEANDPFLVPWVEKIAAWIEEGRTPYIFLHTADNLLAAKLAQRFHAKLMTRLPGLPPLPELYREPAAEQLGLL
- the tsaB gene encoding tRNA (adenosine(37)-N6)-threonylcarbamoyltransferase complex dimerization subunit type 1 TsaB yields the protein MSTLLALDTATEACSVALLHDGKVTSHYEVIPRLHAQKLLPMIQQLLADAGTTLQAVDAIAFGRGPGAFTGVRIAIGVVQGLAFALERPVLPVSNLAVLAQRAYREHGVSQVAAAIDARMDEVYWGCYRETAGEMRLVGNEAVLPPEVAALPADASGEWFGAGTGWGYAERIGVSLSGQDATMLPHAEDLLTLARFAWERGEAIVADEAQPVYLRDKVATPKAR
- the adk gene encoding adenylate kinase, coding for MRVILLGAPGAGKGTQAKFITEKFGIPQISTGDMLRAAVKAGTELGLVAKSVMDSGGLVSDDLIINLVKERISQADCANGFLFDGFPRTIPQAEALVKAGVELDHVLEIDVKDEDIVQRIAGRRVHEASGRVYHVVYNPPKIAGKDDITGDELVQRKDDTEETVRHRLSVYHAQTEPLVKFYQELSTAQGKPKYSHVEGVGSVEAITGKVLEALS